Genomic window (Polaromonas sp. JS666):
ATTGGCACCATTGCCGACCTGATCGAACACCGCAGCCGCAACGAGTCGCTGATTGAGAAAATTGGCAGCCGCACGCTGCAAACCGCATTCGGCGAATTTACCGTGCATGCGTTCAAGGATAAGCCCAGCCAGGGCCTGCACCTGGCACTGGTCCGGGGTCAGTGGTCAGCGGACGATACCGTCGCCGCGCGGGTGCATGAGCCGCTGTCGGTCCTGGACGCGCTGGAGGTCCAGCGTTCCATGCATTCGTGGAGCCTGGACCAGAGCCTGAACCATATTGCCAGGGAAGGCAAAGGCGTGGCCGTGCTGCTGAACTGCGGCGAAAGCGCGGCGCAGTTGCTGGCCCAGTTTGAAGGCACGGCCCGTGCCAGCCAGGCGCCCGAGCGCGGCCGCATGGACCTGCGCACCTATGGCGTGGGCGCGCAGATCTTGCGCGAATGCGGCGTGCACAAAATGAACCTCCTGGGCAACCCGCGCCGCATGCCCAGCATGACCGGCTATGGCCTGGAGATCGTCGGCTACATCACTCAATAATTCAATCATTCAAATAATTCAATCAAGGGAGTTCATTGTGTTTGGTGCAGAAAAAGGTTCAACCGACAAGCTTGACGGCCGGAAATTTTCCATTGGCATTGTGCAGGCGCGCTTCAATGAAAGCGTTACCAACGCCCTCGCCGAAGCCTGCAAACAGGAGCTTGCAGCCTTGGGCGTGGAAGAAAAAAACATCAAGCATGTCAAGGTGCCCGGCGCGCTCGAAGTGCCTTGCGCACTGCAGGCCATGGCCGAAAGTGACAAGTACGATGCCCTGATCGCCCTGGGCTGCATCATTCGCGGTGAGACCTATCACTTTGAGCTGGTGGCCAACGAAAGCGGCTCGGCCGTGACACGCCTGGCGCTGGATTACCAATTGCCGATTGCCAACGCGATTTTGACGACCGAGAACCTGGCGCAGGCCGAGGCGCGCCAGATTGAAAAAGGGCGTGACGCGGCGCGCGTTGCCGTCGAAATGGCCAATCTGCTGGACGAGCTTGCATAAGCCCCTGTTTCAAAAAACCTTTATTACCAACCGGCGCTTCATGGCTGAACCCCTCAACAAACCCAAACGACCACCCCAAATCCGCACCGGCCTGACCGACACGGGTGTCAAAAAAGCGGCTGACAAATCGGCGCGTACCCGGGCGCGCGAATTCGCCCTGCAGGCGCTGTACCAGCATCTGGTGGGCCGTAATGACGCCGACTCGATTGATGCCTTTACCCGCGACCTGGTCGGTTTTCACAAAGCAGACTCGGCGCACTACGACGCGCTACTGCATGGCTGCATTGAGGGCGCCAGCGCCCTTGACGCGGTCATTACCCCCCTGCTGGATCGGCCCATGGCCGAAATTTCACCGGTTGAACATGCCGTGCTCTGGATGGGCGCTTACGAATTCAGGCAATGCCTGGATGTCCCCTACCGCGTCGTGATCAACGAGTGCATCGAGCTGGCCAAGGCCTTCGGCGGCACCGACGGGCACAAATACGTCAACGGAGTCCTGCATAAAATGGCACCCTCCCTGCGCGCCGCCGAAGTTGCCGCTGACCAGACAAAATAAATCGCAGACCATGAAAGGCTTGCCGTGAAAATCGCCCAGCGGGCTCAGCGGATTGAGCCGTTTTACGTCATGGAGGTTGCCAAGGCAGCCTCGGCGCTAGCCCAGGAATTTGCCGGCAGCGGCAAACCCATGATCTTCCTGAACATTGGCGAGCCGGACTTCACGGCTCCGCCGCTGGTGCAGGAAGCAGCCGCACGCGCCATCGCCCAAGGCACCACGCAGTACACCCAGGCGACGGGCCTGCCGGCTTTGCGCGAACGCATCAGCGGCTGGTATGCCTCACGCTTTGGCGTACAGGTGGCTCCCAGCCGCATCATCGTTACGGCGGGTGCGTCGGCCGCGCTGCAGCTGGCCTGCCTGGCACTCATCGAGGCGGGGGACGAAATCCTGATGCCCGATCCGAGCTATCCGTGCAACCGGCATTTCGTCAGCGCGGCGGAAGGCAATGCAGTGCTGATTCCGACCACCGCCGAGGAGCGATTTCAGCTCACGCGCGAGAAGGTGCAGGCAGCGTGGAATGACAAGACCCGCGGCGTGCTGCTGGCCTCGCCCTCCAACCCGACGGGCACCTCTATTGCCCCCGAAGAACTGCAGCGCATCCATGAGTTTGTGCATGGCCAGGGCGGCGTGACCCTGATTGACGAGATCTATCTGGGCCTCAGCTATGAAGAACACTTCGGGCATTCCGCGCTGGCCATGCCCGGCGAGCTGGGGCAAAGTGTGATCAGCATCAACAGCTTCAGCAAATACTTCAACATGACGGGCTGGCGACTGGGTTGGCTGGTGGTGCCCGAGGCACTGGCGCCCGTCGTGGAGCGCATTGCGCAAAACCTCTTTATCTGCGCCAGCACCGTGGCGCAATATGCCGCGCTGGCCTGCTTTGAGCCCGACAGCCTGCAGGAATACGAGCGACGCCGCGCGGAATTCAAGGCGCGCCGCGATTACTTCATTCCCGAACTCAACCGCCTGGGCCTGCGCGTTCCGGTGATGCCGGACGGGGCGTTCTATGCCTATGCCGACTGCACGGAAACCGCCGCACGGTTGGGCGTCAGCGGCAGCTGGGACCTCGCGTTCGAGCTGATGAAGCGCGCCCATCTGGCCGTCACGCCCGGACGCGACTTCGGACAGGCCGCACCAGAGAAGTTTGTGCGTTTCTCAACCGCCAACTCCATGGAGCAATTGCGGGAAGCGGTGGCGCGGCTCAGGACCTTGCTGGCATGAGCGCATTCGTTCGTCCCCAGCCTGTCGAGGGGTTGCAGCAGCGCCAGCCCCAACAGGTCTTCGAATGGCCGCTCAGGGTGTACTGGGAAGACACCGACGCCGGCGGCATCGTTTTTTACGCCAACTACCTGAAATTTTTTGAACGTTCGCGCACGGAATGGCTCAGATCACTGGGCATAGAACAGCAGCGCCTGAAGGACAGCACGGGGGGCATGTTTGTGGTGAGCGACACCCAGATCCGCTACCACCGCCCTGCCCGGCTCGACGATGAACTGATTGTTACGGCATGCATGGTCGAAACAGGCCGCGCGTCTTTGATAATCAGGCAGCAGGCGCTATTGAAAACAGAGCAGGCGGTCGGGCAATCGCCCCTCTTGCTTTGTGACGGCACGATCAGGATTGGCTGGGTCGAGGCCGCCAGCCTCAAGCCCGCGCGCATACCCGAATCGATTATTTCCTGCTTTCTTTCCTGACAGCTTAAACCGGGCAAAGCTTCAACATGAACCAAGACCTCTCCATCGTCAGCCTCATCCTCAACGCCAGCTGGGTCGTCCAGCTGGTGGTGGCGCTGCTGGTTGGCGTTTCCATAGCCAGCTGGGCCGCGATTTTCAGGAAAATCGTGGCGCTTAAAAAAGTTCAGAAACTCAACGACGACTTCGACCGCGAGTTCTGGTCCGGCACCAGCCTGAATGATCTGTTTGCTGGCGCCGCGCAAAACGCCAAGCACTCGGGTGCCATGGAGCGTATTTTTGCCAGCGGCATGCGTGAATACCAAAAACTGCGCGAGCGCCGCATCGCCGATACGGGCACGCTGCTCGATGGCGCGCGCCGGGCAATGCGCGCCAGCTACCAGCGCGAACTCGATGCCATTGAAGTCAACCTGTCGTTTCTGGCAACCGTCGGCTCGGTGTCGCCTTACGTCGGCCTCTTCGGCACGGTCTGGGGCATCATGCACGCCTTCACCGGGCTGGCGGCCCTGGAGCAGGTCACGCTGGCCACGGTAGCCCCCGGCATCGCCGAAGCACTGGTGGCCACGGCCATCGGCCTTTTTGCGGCCATTCCCGCCGTGGTGGCCTACAACCGCTTCGCCCACGACATTGACCGCGTTGCAAATCGCCTGGAAACCTTCATCGAAGAGTTCTCCAACATCCTGCAGCGCAACCTGGGCGCCCAGTCGCCCTCGGGTCACTGAAATGTTGGCCCCCACGCTTTTCACTTCGTGTAATACGCGAGGCCTTGCAGGCCGCGGCTCGCGAGACGCTTCGCCTCCGTCGCCCGTCCGAACCTGCTCAAGCAGGTTCGGAGCCGCGGGCTCCAGCCCCTCGGGGGCTGGCCTTGCTCGGGGCGGCCCTTCGCGGCGGCCGTCCGCCTAGGAGATCGCCATGCCTGCAGTCACCTCCCGCGGCCGCGGCCGCGGCCGCCGTACCATCAGCGAAATCAACATGGTGCCGTTCATCGACGTCATGCTCGTACTGCTGATCATCTTCATGGTCACCGCGCCGCTGATCACCCCCAGCATGATTGCCTTGCCCAAGGTTGGCAAGGCCAGCAGCAAGCCGCCCAATCCGGTGCAGATCGAGATCGGCAAGGAC
Coding sequences:
- the ribH gene encoding 6,7-dimethyl-8-ribityllumazine synthase, yielding MFGAEKGSTDKLDGRKFSIGIVQARFNESVTNALAEACKQELAALGVEEKNIKHVKVPGALEVPCALQAMAESDKYDALIALGCIIRGETYHFELVANESGSAVTRLALDYQLPIANAILTTENLAQAEARQIEKGRDAARVAVEMANLLDELA
- the nusB gene encoding transcription antitermination factor NusB, encoding MAEPLNKPKRPPQIRTGLTDTGVKKAADKSARTRAREFALQALYQHLVGRNDADSIDAFTRDLVGFHKADSAHYDALLHGCIEGASALDAVITPLLDRPMAEISPVEHAVLWMGAYEFRQCLDVPYRVVINECIELAKAFGGTDGHKYVNGVLHKMAPSLRAAEVAADQTK
- a CDS encoding pyridoxal phosphate-dependent aminotransferase, with the translated sequence MKIAQRAQRIEPFYVMEVAKAASALAQEFAGSGKPMIFLNIGEPDFTAPPLVQEAAARAIAQGTTQYTQATGLPALRERISGWYASRFGVQVAPSRIIVTAGASAALQLACLALIEAGDEILMPDPSYPCNRHFVSAAEGNAVLIPTTAEERFQLTREKVQAAWNDKTRGVLLASPSNPTGTSIAPEELQRIHEFVHGQGGVTLIDEIYLGLSYEEHFGHSALAMPGELGQSVISINSFSKYFNMTGWRLGWLVVPEALAPVVERIAQNLFICASTVAQYAALACFEPDSLQEYERRRAEFKARRDYFIPELNRLGLRVPVMPDGAFYAYADCTETAARLGVSGSWDLAFELMKRAHLAVTPGRDFGQAAPEKFVRFSTANSMEQLREAVARLRTLLA
- the ybgC gene encoding tol-pal system-associated acyl-CoA thioesterase gives rise to the protein MSAFVRPQPVEGLQQRQPQQVFEWPLRVYWEDTDAGGIVFYANYLKFFERSRTEWLRSLGIEQQRLKDSTGGMFVVSDTQIRYHRPARLDDELIVTACMVETGRASLIIRQQALLKTEQAVGQSPLLLCDGTIRIGWVEAASLKPARIPESIISCFLS
- the tolQ gene encoding protein TolQ; amino-acid sequence: MNQDLSIVSLILNASWVVQLVVALLVGVSIASWAAIFRKIVALKKVQKLNDDFDREFWSGTSLNDLFAGAAQNAKHSGAMERIFASGMREYQKLRERRIADTGTLLDGARRAMRASYQRELDAIEVNLSFLATVGSVSPYVGLFGTVWGIMHAFTGLAALEQVTLATVAPGIAEALVATAIGLFAAIPAVVAYNRFAHDIDRVANRLETFIEEFSNILQRNLGAQSPSGH